One Bacteroidota bacterium genomic region harbors:
- a CDS encoding carboxypeptidase-like regulatory domain-containing protein yields MMRFVKNITLLIAIIFSVEALAQTASIRGFVYTRDNGEPAIFTTVYLRGTTLGATSDVNGYYSISKVPPGNYILMVTSIGFDTIRETISVKANDILSKKLYLVKSSVQLTTVEVSAETEAKKTDARVSVNTITPKEINKIPSVGGEPDIAQYLQVLPGVIFTGDQGGQLYIRGGSPVQNKVLMDGMIIYNPFHSIGLFSVFDMDIIRHADVYTGGFGAPFGGRISSIMDFTTRDGNKKRYSGKVSASPFVGRMLLEGPIFKAKTEEGGSSSFVLSAKTSYLPTTSKFLYSYIDPNGLPFSFNDLYGKISLSSANGSKLNVFGFHFDDHVKYQTVSDFKWVTGGVGSNFVLVPSASPILIQGNFAYSNYTVDLTSASDDHARSSNIGGFNMGIDLTYFLNRKNSFRYGIEVVGFTTNFNFFNSVNREITQQENTTELGGYLSYKFLSKNEKLVLEPSLRTQYYASLSEFSPEPRIDGKYNIADRLRFKFAGGWYSQNLISATSDRDVVNLFYGFLSGPDNLQAQFTEKDGDVRDVSSRLQKANHMIAGFEFDLFKHLELNIEAYRKNFTQLTNLNRNKLYEDNSDPDNVTKPDNMKKDFIIETGKAQGIDVTLKYDYKRFYFWAVYSLTYVDRWDGTITYNPVFDRRHNVNLVASYTFGKNLNWEIDARWNFGSGFPFTPTGGFYEKLNFSGGINTNYTTTGGELGLLYGDINSKRLPAYHRFDMNIKRRFELSERSTMEISAGATNIYNRENIFYFDRVLYKRVNQLPILPSISANLTF; encoded by the coding sequence ATGATGCGTTTTGTTAAGAATATTACCCTTTTAATTGCGATTATTTTTTCAGTTGAAGCTCTTGCCCAAACGGCCAGCATCCGCGGTTTTGTTTATACCAGGGACAATGGAGAACCTGCCATATTTACTACAGTTTATTTAAGGGGTACAACGCTTGGGGCTACTTCGGATGTAAATGGTTATTATTCTATCTCCAAGGTCCCTCCCGGAAATTACATCCTGATGGTTACTTCAATTGGCTTTGATACTATCCGGGAAACAATATCGGTTAAAGCCAATGATATATTATCAAAAAAGCTTTATCTCGTTAAGTCGAGTGTGCAGCTTACCACCGTTGAAGTGTCAGCTGAAACAGAGGCTAAGAAAACAGATGCCAGAGTGTCTGTGAATACAATTACTCCTAAAGAAATAAACAAGATCCCGTCTGTTGGAGGTGAACCTGATATCGCTCAGTACCTGCAGGTATTGCCGGGTGTTATTTTTACGGGCGACCAGGGGGGGCAATTGTATATTCGCGGAGGTTCACCGGTTCAGAATAAAGTTTTAATGGACGGAATGATCATTTACAATCCGTTTCACTCTATCGGACTTTTTTCGGTATTTGATATGGATATTATTCGTCATGCCGATGTTTACACCGGTGGTTTTGGCGCGCCATTTGGCGGGCGTATTTCATCCATTATGGATTTCACAACACGTGATGGCAATAAAAAACGTTACAGCGGAAAAGTGTCCGCCAGTCCTTTTGTGGGTCGCATGCTTCTGGAAGGCCCAATTTTTAAGGCTAAAACGGAAGAGGGAGGGAGTTCTTCATTTGTATTGTCGGCAAAAACATCCTACCTGCCAACCACATCCAAATTTTTGTATTCATACATCGACCCGAATGGTCTCCCATTCAGCTTTAATGACCTATATGGAAAAATATCCCTGAGTTCTGCTAACGGAAGCAAGCTGAATGTATTCGGGTTTCATTTCGATGACCATGTGAAGTACCAGACCGTTTCGGATTTTAAATGGGTGACGGGTGGAGTGGGAAGTAATTTTGTATTGGTGCCGAGTGCCTCGCCCATACTTATCCAGGGTAATTTCGCCTATTCAAATTACACGGTTGATCTGACCAGCGCGTCCGACGATCATGCACGTAGCAGTAATATAGGCGGCTTTAATATGGGTATCGATCTTACCTATTTTCTTAACCGGAAAAATTCATTCAGGTATGGCATAGAAGTGGTCGGCTTTACAACGAATTTTAATTTTTTCAATTCAGTTAATAGGGAAATTACCCAGCAGGAAAATACAACCGAACTCGGAGGATACCTGAGTTATAAATTCCTTTCGAAAAACGAAAAACTTGTTCTCGAACCCAGTTTGAGAACACAATATTATGCCTCGCTATCCGAGTTCTCGCCCGAACCGCGTATTGATGGTAAGTATAACATAGCCGACAGGTTGCGGTTTAAATTTGCGGGCGGCTGGTACTCGCAAAACCTGATCAGTGCTACGTCCGACAGAGATGTGGTAAACCTGTTTTATGGATTTTTGAGCGGGCCGGATAATCTCCAGGCACAGTTTACAGAGAAGGATGGAGATGTGAGAGACGTTAGTTCACGTTTACAAAAGGCCAACCACATGATAGCCGGGTTTGAATTTGATCTGTTCAAACATTTAGAACTTAATATTGAAGCGTACCGTAAAAATTTCACACAGCTTACCAATCTTAACCGCAATAAGCTTTATGAAGATAACTCGGATCCCGATAATGTGACCAAGCCTGATAACATGAAAAAAGATTTCATAATTGAAACAGGTAAAGCCCAGGGTATTGATGTTACGCTAAAATATGATTACAAGCGTTTCTATTTTTGGGCTGTATACTCACTTACCTATGTTGACCGCTGGGATGGCACTATAACATATAATCCTGTTTTCGACAGGCGACATAATGTTAACCTGGTGGCCTCGTATACTTTTGGCAAAAATCTGAATTGGGAAATTGACGCGCGCTGGAATTTCGGATCGGGTTTTCCTTTTACACCAACCGGTGGATTTTACGAAAAGCTTAATTTTTCAGGTGGCATCAATACTAATTATACCACAACCGGAGGTGAACTTGGTCTCTTGTATGGCGACATAAATTCCAAACGACTTCCGGCCTACCATCGTTTCGATATGAATATTAAGCGCAGGTTTGAATTAAGTGAACGTTCAACCATGGAAATTAGCGCGGGAGCCACTAATATTTATAACCGCGAGAATATTTTTTATTTTGACAGGGTTCTGTACAAACGGGTGAATCAACTCCCCATATTGCCAAGTATAAGTGCAAATCTTACGTTTTAA
- a CDS encoding alanine dehydrogenase, with the protein MKFGILREGKTPPDKRVPFTPLQCKELLKEYPELEIYIQPSPIRCYTDDEYRSLGLTLQEDISHCDILIGIKEVPVDALIPGKKYLFFSHTIKKQPHNQKLMKGLIAKKITMVDYECLTDINHNRIIGFGRYAGIVGAYNGILGYGKKYNLFDIKPANLCHDRAEMEEELKKVRLSNIKILLTGGGRVANGAIETLGALKIRKVTPFEFSHCLYREPVYCQLHSKDYFEAKDGSAWNSRDFYSHPENYMPKFLPYAKNCDLLVVAHFWDPRSAHFFTKEDMKSPDFRISVIADITCDIEGSIPSTIRASSIPEPFYGYNPATEKEDAPFSANTITIMAVDNLPCELPRDSSEDFGKELTERVIPALFGKDTTGLIARATICENGKLTSQYNYLTEYAF; encoded by the coding sequence ATGAAATTTGGCATCCTACGCGAAGGCAAAACACCCCCAGATAAGCGCGTACCCTTTACTCCATTACAATGCAAGGAATTATTAAAAGAATACCCGGAGCTCGAAATATATATTCAACCAAGTCCGATACGCTGCTATACGGATGACGAATACCGGTCTTTGGGACTGACATTGCAGGAAGACATCAGCCATTGTGACATTCTGATAGGTATCAAAGAAGTGCCTGTTGATGCCTTAATTCCAGGAAAAAAATATTTGTTTTTTTCGCATACCATTAAGAAGCAGCCGCACAACCAAAAGCTCATGAAGGGGCTTATTGCCAAAAAAATCACGATGGTTGATTACGAATGTCTTACCGACATAAACCATAACCGCATCATAGGATTTGGACGTTATGCCGGAATTGTTGGTGCCTACAATGGCATTTTAGGTTATGGAAAAAAATATAATTTATTTGATATCAAGCCTGCAAACCTTTGCCATGACAGGGCTGAAATGGAAGAGGAATTAAAGAAGGTTCGTTTGTCGAATATTAAAATATTACTTACGGGCGGCGGACGTGTGGCGAATGGCGCTATAGAAACACTTGGTGCTTTAAAAATAAGAAAGGTAACACCCTTCGAATTTTCGCATTGCCTGTATCGCGAACCTGTATACTGCCAGCTGCACTCAAAAGATTATTTTGAAGCGAAAGATGGCTCGGCATGGAACTCCAGGGATTTTTATTCTCACCCGGAAAATTATATGCCGAAATTTTTGCCCTACGCGAAAAATTGCGATCTGCTTGTAGTGGCTCATTTCTGGGATCCACGATCGGCACATTTTTTTACAAAGGAAGATATGAAGTCGCCCGACTTCCGCATCAGTGTTATTGCCGACATTACCTGCGACATTGAAGGCTCCATACCAAGTACAATACGCGCAAGCTCAATACCGGAACCATTTTATGGTTACAACCCGGCAACAGAAAAAGAAGACGCTCCATTCAGCGCAAACACCATTACTATAATGGCAGTTGATAATTTACCCTGCGAATTGCCGCGCGATTCATCGGAGGATTTTGGCAAAGAACTTACAGAAAGGGTTATCCCGGCCCTGTTTGGAAAGGACACAACAGGACTTATTGCAAGAGCTACAATTTGTGAGAATGGCAAGTTAACTTCTCAATATAATTATTTAACGGAGTACGCCTTTTGA
- a CDS encoding ABC transporter permease, with translation MLFLTIFKESVLFAIHALVVNKLRTFLSLLGITIGIFAIISVFTVVDSLETGLRKSVSSLGDNVVFVQKWPWTFGPNYPWWKYINRPLPRVNELGFIQRKSKCTDAATLTISGRRTVKYQSSSVANAEIVAVSHDYDRVKFLDLEQGRYFTDIESAGGRNIAVVGAAIAEGLFPGGNAMGKEVKIAGRNVMIIGIIKKQGEGINIFGTTDNQVILPINFVRSIIDINSDNIDPSIMVKAKAGVSNDQLIDELRGIMRAVRKLKPKADDDFALNQSSLISKQFDSLFDIVGVVGWIIGGFSILVGGFGIANIMFVSVKERTPIIGIQKALGAKRYFILMQFLTEAVVLSVIGGIVGLVVVYAGTLIVGYMDIMDISLSFGNIMMGLIISGVIGVISGFVPSYTASRLDPVEAIRSN, from the coding sequence ATGTTATTCTTAACTATTTTCAAGGAGAGTGTTCTTTTCGCGATCCACGCATTGGTGGTAAACAAGCTTCGTACGTTCTTGTCGCTGCTGGGGATCACTATAGGGATATTCGCTATAATCAGCGTATTTACTGTAGTCGACTCCCTTGAAACAGGACTCAGAAAAAGTGTTTCATCACTTGGCGATAATGTTGTTTTTGTCCAAAAGTGGCCCTGGACGTTTGGTCCCAATTACCCCTGGTGGAAATACATCAACCGGCCTTTGCCTCGCGTGAACGAACTCGGGTTCATACAACGGAAATCGAAGTGTACGGATGCTGCTACCCTTACTATATCGGGCCGGAGAACGGTGAAGTACCAGAGCAGCAGTGTCGCAAATGCCGAAATAGTGGCCGTTTCGCATGATTACGACAGAGTTAAATTCCTCGACCTGGAACAGGGCCGGTATTTTACTGATATCGAATCGGCCGGGGGCCGGAACATAGCAGTGGTAGGAGCTGCTATTGCAGAGGGATTGTTCCCGGGCGGTAATGCAATGGGTAAAGAGGTGAAAATTGCCGGACGGAATGTTATGATCATTGGTATTATTAAAAAGCAGGGAGAAGGCATCAATATTTTTGGCACAACGGATAACCAGGTTATTTTGCCGATCAATTTTGTGCGAAGCATAATTGATATCAATAGTGATAATATTGACCCCTCTATTATGGTGAAAGCTAAAGCAGGAGTGAGTAATGATCAGTTGATAGATGAGCTCCGCGGGATCATGCGCGCGGTGCGTAAGTTAAAGCCCAAAGCGGACGATGATTTCGCGCTGAACCAAAGCAGCCTCATATCAAAACAGTTTGATAGTTTGTTTGATATTGTTGGAGTTGTGGGTTGGATAATAGGAGGCTTTTCAATATTGGTTGGCGGTTTCGGAATAGCGAACATTATGTTTGTATCTGTAAAGGAACGTACTCCTATAATCGGGATTCAAAAGGCATTGGGCGCGAAGCGATATTTTATATTGATGCAGTTTTTAACGGAAGCCGTTGTGCTCAGCGTGATCGGCGGGATAGTAGGCCTTGTGGTGGTATATGCCGGAACCCTCATTGTTGGATATATGGATATAATGGATATCAGTTTATCTTTTGGAAATATTATGATGGGACTCATTATATCAGGGGTTATCGGTGTGATATCCGGCTTTGTGCCTTCCTATACCGCGTCGCGACTGGATCCTGTAGAGGCGATCAGGAGTAATTAG
- the purH gene encoding bifunctional phosphoribosylaminoimidazolecarboxamide formyltransferase/IMP cyclohydrolase: MSGLKKIKNALISVYYKDNLEPIIHKLSELGVKIFSTGGTQEFIEKLGVTVTPVENLTSYPSILGGRVKTLHPKIFGGILGRRELQSDLLQLEEYEIPELDLVIVDLYPFEETVAKTNDEATIIEKIDIGGISLIRAAAKNFKDVVIVSSRDQYTHLLKLLNDHKGSTTLPDRKQLAAQAFNTSSHYDTNIFNYFNTTEKLNVFKQSITASKILRYGENPHQQGVFYGKMDELFEVLNGKELSYNNLLDVDAAVHLIAEYTDTTFAILKHNNACGLASRPKLVDAWKDALAGDPVSAFGGVLVTNVKLDAETASEINKLFFEVIIAPDYDAKAIELLKQKPNRIILKQKQVKLAVKTFRTLLNGVIEQDKDLKTETVSDMKVVTKQSPTDTEKTDLEFANKLVKHTKSNTIVLAKNKQLCASGVGQTSRVDALKQAIQKATDFKFDLKGAVMASDAFFPFPDCVEIAGKAGITAVIQPGGSIKDKDSIAYCDAHDIAMVMTGTRHFKH, from the coding sequence ATGAGTGGATTAAAAAAGATCAAAAACGCGTTAATTTCCGTCTATTACAAAGATAATTTAGAACCGATCATTCATAAGCTGAGTGAACTTGGAGTGAAAATTTTCAGTACAGGAGGTACACAGGAGTTTATTGAAAAGTTAGGTGTTACTGTTACACCCGTTGAAAACCTTACCAGCTACCCATCTATTTTGGGTGGTCGTGTTAAAACATTACACCCGAAAATTTTCGGCGGCATACTTGGCCGGCGCGAATTACAAAGCGACCTGCTACAGCTTGAAGAATACGAAATACCTGAACTCGACCTGGTGATCGTTGACCTCTACCCTTTTGAGGAAACTGTCGCTAAAACAAACGACGAAGCCACGATCATTGAGAAGATTGACATTGGCGGCATCTCTCTTATCCGTGCAGCCGCTAAAAATTTTAAAGATGTTGTTATTGTTTCATCACGTGATCAATATACGCACCTGTTGAAATTATTGAACGACCACAAAGGTTCAACCACGCTTCCCGATCGGAAACAATTGGCTGCACAGGCATTCAACACTTCCTCGCATTACGACACAAACATTTTTAATTATTTCAACACAACTGAAAAGCTGAATGTTTTTAAACAAAGCATTACAGCTTCCAAAATACTCCGCTACGGCGAGAACCCGCACCAACAAGGTGTTTTCTATGGCAAGATGGATGAACTGTTTGAAGTTTTGAACGGAAAAGAACTTTCGTACAACAACCTGCTGGATGTTGACGCTGCTGTTCACCTAATTGCTGAATATACAGATACAACTTTCGCCATACTTAAACACAACAATGCCTGCGGACTTGCTTCCCGTCCGAAATTAGTTGATGCCTGGAAAGACGCGCTGGCGGGAGATCCCGTATCGGCCTTTGGGGGAGTGCTTGTAACAAACGTAAAGCTTGATGCTGAAACGGCAAGCGAAATAAATAAACTCTTTTTTGAAGTTATCATCGCGCCCGATTATGATGCTAAAGCAATTGAACTGCTGAAGCAAAAACCAAACCGCATTATTTTAAAACAAAAACAAGTGAAACTGGCGGTCAAAACATTCCGCACTTTATTGAATGGGGTTATTGAACAGGACAAAGATCTGAAAACCGAAACTGTTTCCGACATGAAAGTGGTGACAAAACAAAGCCCAACTGACACTGAAAAAACCGACCTTGAATTCGCGAACAAACTGGTGAAACATACCAAATCAAATACAATTGTACTGGCAAAAAACAAACAGCTTTGCGCAAGTGGTGTAGGACAAACATCGCGGGTTGACGCTTTGAAACAGGCTATACAAAAGGCTACTGATTTTAAATTCGATCTGAAAGGCGCGGTAATGGCATCTGATGCATTTTTTCCATTCCCCGATTGCGTGGAGATCGCCGGCAAAGCGGGTATCACAGCTGTTATTCAGCCCGGAGGATCAATAAAAGATAAAGACTCTATTGCCTATTGCGATGCACATGATATCGCTATGGTAATGACTGGAACAAGACACTTTAAACATTGA
- a CDS encoding rod shape-determining protein produces the protein MAFNFLTEEIAIDLGTANTIIIHNDKVVVDEPSIVAIDRNSGKVIAVGRQAQQMHGKTHENIKTIRPLKDGVIADFHAAEEMIRGMIKMIHPGRRLFTPSLRMVICIPSGITEVEKRAVRDSAEHAGAKEVYLIHEPMAAAIGIGIDVEEPMGNMIIDIGGGTSEIAVIALGGIVCDKSIRTAGDEFTSDIEEYMRRQHNILIGERSAERVKIEVGAAMTEIDNPPPDYAVHGRDLMTGIPKEIYVSYVEIAHALDKSISKVEEAILNALEMTPPELSADIYRTGIYLAGGGSMLRGLDKRISLKTKLPVHVAEDPLRAVARGTGIALKNIDKFKFLIRS, from the coding sequence ATGGCCTTTAATTTTTTAACCGAAGAAATAGCGATTGACCTTGGCACCGCGAACACCATTATTATTCACAATGATAAAGTGGTGGTTGATGAGCCTTCGATCGTGGCAATTGACCGTAATAGCGGAAAAGTGATAGCTGTCGGCCGCCAGGCGCAACAAATGCATGGTAAGACCCATGAGAATATAAAAACGATACGCCCGCTGAAAGACGGGGTAATTGCCGACTTCCACGCCGCTGAAGAAATGATCCGTGGAATGATAAAAATGATCCACCCCGGCAGACGCTTGTTTACACCTTCTTTACGGATGGTGATTTGCATTCCATCGGGCATCACAGAGGTAGAAAAACGGGCGGTACGTGACTCTGCCGAGCACGCAGGCGCAAAAGAAGTTTACCTGATACATGAACCAATGGCAGCCGCTATCGGTATCGGCATTGATGTTGAAGAACCTATGGGTAACATGATCATTGACATAGGTGGCGGCACCAGTGAGATCGCCGTTATTGCGCTTGGAGGTATTGTGTGTGATAAATCGATACGCACCGCAGGTGATGAATTCACAAGCGACATTGAGGAATATATGCGCAGACAGCATAATATTTTAATCGGCGAACGCTCCGCTGAACGTGTAAAAATTGAAGTCGGAGCCGCTATGACTGAGATTGATAATCCTCCACCAGACTACGCTGTACATGGACGGGATCTGATGACCGGTATTCCAAAAGAAATTTATGTTTCATACGTTGAAATCGCACATGCCCTCGACAAATCGATCTCAAAAGTTGAAGAAGCTATTTTGAACGCCCTTGAGATGACGCCTCCTGAGCTTTCGGCCGACATTTATCGTACCGGCATATACCTGGCAGGCGGAGGATCCATGCTGCGCGGCCTGGATAAACGAATTTCATTAAAAACAAAGCTGCCTGTACATGTTGCGGAAGACCCGCTTCGTGCGGTAGCCCGTGGAACAGGTATCGCATTGAAAAACATTGACAAGTTCAAGTTCCTCATCCGTTCATAA
- the mreC gene encoding rod shape-determining protein MreC, with amino-acid sequence MRNLVLFLWKNNFTLLFVSLEVICVFFLVQNNAYHRTSFINSTNKISGGIFQMYADVNDYFNLKYTNEQLSRENALLHTLSTSSFINTSANHYTVNDSSRKQKYEYISARVVNNSTNRRNNYLTLDRGTLQGIKPDMAVVSTDGVVGVVISVSQNFSSVMSLLHKDSRISAMLKKDGSFGPLAWEGDDYNYATLTDIPNHVKLKAGDTIVTSPYGSTYPKNILIGTIDKFEIRSGEPFFTIRVKLSTQFKKLSYVYIVNNTMKAEQDSLEAVSQKDKKD; translated from the coding sequence ATGCGCAACCTCGTATTATTTTTATGGAAAAATAATTTTACGCTGTTGTTTGTTTCCCTTGAGGTCATCTGTGTGTTTTTTCTTGTTCAGAATAATGCATACCACCGAACCAGTTTTATCAATTCAACAAATAAAATAAGCGGGGGTATCTTTCAGATGTATGCCGATGTTAATGACTACTTTAATCTGAAATATACGAATGAACAATTGTCGCGTGAAAATGCATTACTTCATACGCTCTCAACATCTTCTTTCATCAACACTTCCGCGAATCACTATACGGTGAATGACAGTTCCCGTAAGCAAAAATATGAATACATCAGCGCGCGCGTGGTTAACAATTCTACCAATCGCCGGAACAACTATTTAACCCTCGACCGGGGAACTTTACAAGGTATAAAACCCGATATGGCGGTAGTATCTACCGACGGGGTGGTTGGTGTAGTAATAAGCGTATCGCAAAACTTCAGTTCAGTAATGTCGCTCCTTCACAAAGATTCAAGAATAAGCGCAATGCTTAAAAAGGACGGCAGCTTCGGGCCTCTTGCATGGGAAGGTGATGATTACAATTACGCTACATTAACGGATATTCCTAATCATGTGAAGTTGAAAGCAGGTGATACAATTGTAACCAGTCCGTATGGCTCAACTTACCCCAAAAATATTCTGATCGGCACAATAGACAAATTTGAGATCAGATCTGGTGAGCCTTTTTTTACGATCAGGGTCAAATTGTCTACCCAATTCAAAAAATTATCATATGTGTATATCGTTAACAACACTATGAAAGCTGAGCAAGACAGCCTTGAGGCTGTATCACAAAAAGATAAGAAAGACTAA
- the mreD gene encoding rod shape-determining protein MreD has translation MLNEITRNTIRFILLLLTQALIIKNVELGRFINPFVYVLFIISLPFETPKPLLLILGFIMGLAVDMFYDTPGMHTAASVFMAFSRPVVFKFFAPREGYEVGMQPTIRYMGTPWFISCAGVLIILHHLVLFYIEVFRLTEFFSTFFRVIMSSLFTLGLCILIQYFSTKSRKGE, from the coding sequence GTGCTAAACGAGATCACAAGAAATACCATTCGCTTTATCCTGTTGTTGCTAACACAGGCACTCATCATTAAAAATGTTGAGCTGGGGCGTTTCATAAATCCGTTTGTTTATGTACTCTTCATTATCTCCCTTCCATTCGAAACACCCAAGCCATTGTTATTGATATTGGGCTTTATCATGGGACTTGCGGTTGATATGTTCTATGACACACCCGGAATGCACACGGCAGCCTCAGTTTTTATGGCCTTTTCCAGGCCCGTTGTTTTTAAATTTTTTGCGCCGCGTGAAGGATACGAGGTCGGAATGCAGCCAACAATACGATACATGGGTACTCCGTGGTTCATTTCCTGCGCAGGAGTCCTGATCATATTGCATCACCTTGTATTATTTTACATTGAGGTTTTTCGTTTAACTGAATTCTTTTCTACATTTTTCAGGGTCATCATGAGCAGCCTGTTTACATTGGGATTATGCATACTGATCCAATACTTCTCAACCAAGAGCAGGAAAGGTGAATGA
- the mrdA gene encoding penicillin-binding protein 2 — protein MNNQLADRKYIVIGIIVFIGIVYIFRLFYLQIIDESLKLDAKNQAFRYVTQYPPRGYIFDRKGKLLVFNEAAYDLMVLPKQVKNIDTALLCRIIGIDRESFMRRMKKAVEKPNSPRKPSIFEKQISAETYAALQEKLYRFKGFFVQSRTLRKYPYPTAAHLLGYVGEVDKAITDANPYYKDGDYIGISGIEKSYEEELRGKKGVKIMMVDVHNREKGSFMNGIYDTLSIPGKGLTCTLDRELQRYGELLMQNKFGSAVAIEPSTGEILALVTSPTYDPNLLVGRTRSKNYAKLALDTIAVPLYNRALMASYPPGSTFKLIDALIAQQEGVLNPETRYPCARGYPPLGGKPKCHPHSSPLALYESISHSCNSYYSYVFKSIVDNDKYHSTTEGFEAWRNYALSFGVGRKLNTDLPNELRGLVPTVKYYDKVFGKGSWKSSTVISLGIGQAELLITPLQNANVVATIANRGFYYIPHIIKAINNNPDHPKLQRFKQKQFPLVTDTAYFNNVVKGMAFTVESGTGASVKIKDITMCGKTGTAQNPHGKDHSVFVAFAPKDNPKIAVAVLVENAGFGAAWAAPIASLMIEKYIRGYITRPDMEKRMFEGNLIENVMQTNKKKN, from the coding sequence ATGAATAACCAGCTGGCAGATAGAAAATATATTGTTATCGGTATTATTGTTTTTATTGGTATTGTATACATTTTCCGGTTATTCTACCTGCAGATCATTGATGAAAGCCTGAAACTCGATGCCAAGAACCAGGCCTTCCGCTATGTCACACAATATCCTCCGCGCGGCTATATATTTGACCGCAAAGGAAAATTGCTTGTCTTTAACGAGGCGGCATACGACCTGATGGTCTTACCCAAACAGGTCAAAAATATCGACACTGCTCTGTTATGCAGAATCATTGGGATAGACAGGGAATCCTTTATGCGAAGAATGAAGAAAGCAGTGGAAAAGCCAAACTCCCCGCGCAAGCCTTCCATTTTTGAAAAGCAGATATCGGCCGAAACCTATGCCGCTTTGCAGGAAAAACTGTACCGCTTCAAAGGGTTCTTTGTGCAGTCACGTACCCTGAGAAAATATCCGTATCCCACAGCCGCGCATCTCCTCGGATATGTTGGTGAGGTAGACAAAGCGATTACTGATGCAAACCCTTATTACAAGGATGGTGACTATATTGGTATCAGCGGCATTGAAAAATCATACGAAGAAGAGCTCCGCGGTAAAAAAGGCGTTAAGATAATGATGGTGGATGTACACAACCGCGAAAAAGGAAGTTTTATGAATGGTATATACGACACCCTTTCCATTCCCGGCAAAGGGCTCACCTGTACACTCGACCGTGAGTTGCAGCGATACGGCGAACTGCTTATGCAAAATAAATTCGGCAGTGCTGTTGCAATTGAGCCTTCCACCGGCGAAATACTGGCGCTTGTTACCAGTCCTACTTATGATCCAAACCTGCTGGTCGGCCGTACACGCTCGAAAAATTATGCTAAACTTGCACTTGACACAATTGCTGTCCCACTGTATAACCGCGCATTAATGGCCTCCTACCCACCCGGTTCAACATTTAAACTGATCGATGCCCTGATCGCCCAACAGGAAGGTGTGCTTAACCCGGAAACACGTTATCCATGCGCAAGAGGTTATCCTCCCCTGGGTGGCAAACCAAAGTGTCACCCACACAGTTCGCCTCTGGCCTTATACGAATCTATTTCTCATTCCTGCAATTCTTATTATTCTTATGTATTCAAAAGCATTGTTGATAATGATAAATACCATTCAACTACGGAAGGCTTTGAAGCCTGGCGCAATTATGCGCTTAGCTTTGGGGTGGGCCGCAAGCTGAACACCGACTTACCAAACGAACTACGTGGACTTGTGCCAACAGTAAAATATTACGATAAGGTTTTCGGGAAAGGCTCATGGAAATCATCAACTGTTATTTCGCTGGGAATTGGACAGGCGGAATTATTGATAACACCTCTTCAGAATGCAAATGTGGTAGCGACAATCGCCAACCGTGGATTTTATTATATTCCGCACATCATTAAAGCCATCAATAACAATCCTGACCACCCTAAGCTTCAACGCTTCAAACAAAAACAATTTCCTTTGGTAACCGACACAGCCTATTTCAATAATGTAGTCAAGGGAATGGCATTCACAGTTGAAAGCGGCACAGGAGCTTCTGTTAAAATAAAGGATATTACCATGTGCGGCAAAACCGGTACTGCTCAAAACCCGCATGGAAAGGACCATTCGGTATTTGTAGCCTTCGCGCCAAAGGATAACCCAAAGATCGCTGTCGCCGTATTGGTTGAGAACGCGGGCTTTGGGGCGGCATGGGCCGCCCCCATTGCCAGTCTGATGATCGAAAAATATATCAGGGGATACATAACGCGACCCGATATGGAAAAGAGAATGTTTGAAGGAAATCTGATCGAAAATGTAATGCAAACAAATAAAAAGAAGAATTGA